The window TATATTTATTTGAATGGTCTTTTTTCATTAAAATATTCTATCATCCCCTTGGTGGTTTTTAAATTTCTTTTGCCATCAACAAAAATTGTTTGTGCTATTCGTGGTGAGTCATCTGATTCTGCTCTGGCTAAATCAAATTTTAAAAAATATATTTTTTTAAAATTCATTAATGCATTTGGATTATATAAAAATATAATATTTCAAGCAACGTCAGAATCTGAGCGGAGTGACTTTATAAGCAATATCTCAACAGTTTTTAAAGATATTTATTTAGTGCAAGATCCTGTGTCCATGCCCTTGACAACGATTAGTAAGATTCACTCTTCTAAAAATGAACTTAATAATGTTTTGACTATAGCTCTTATAGGGCGCATTTCAGCTGTAAAAAATATTGATTTTGCACTGAAAATATTGAAATTAGTGAAGTCAGAAGTGGCTTTGAGTATTTTTGGCCCGATAGAGGACTATGAATACTGGGAAGTATGCCTTCGAATTGTAAAAACCTTACCTAAAAACGTTACAGTTATTTATGAGGGGGCTCTTTCTCCTGATGATTTATATACTCGGCTTTCCAGTTTTGATTTGCTGCTCCATCCATCAAAAGGGGAGAATTTTGGGCATGTAATTTACGAAGCCTTATCATTAGGAGTCCCTGTTTTGATCAGTGATAAAACTCCTTGGGTCAATCTTGAAAAATTAAATATTGGATGGGATGTTTCTTTAGGCCAACCCGATAAGTTTGCATATTATATCGATGCATATTCAGTTCTTGAACATAACATTCGTAATGAGATGAAAAATTCTGCATTAAAGTATGCATATAAAATATATAGTAATTCTAGTGTCAATCAAAATATGAACCTTTTTTCTTGGTAGGTAATTTTATTATGTTTAAGCAAAAAATACTATTAATTACTGGCGGTACCGGTTCATTCGGTAACGCAGTACTAAATCGTTTCCTCGATACTGATATTGCTGAAATTCGTATTTTCAGTCGGGATGAAAAAAAGCAAGATGATATGCGCAAAAAATATAATCATCCTAAGCTTAAGTTCTATATCGGTGATGTGCGCGATTATAACAGTATATTAAATGCTACTCGTGGTGTGGATTTTATTTATCATGCTGCGGCGTTAAAGCAGGTGCCGAGTTGTGAGTTTTACCCAATGGAAGCGGTTAAAACCAATGTGCTTGGCACCGAAAATGTCTTAGAGGCCGCTATTGCTAACCAAGTTAAGCGAGTGGTGTGTTTAAGTACCGATAAAGCGGTTTATCCAATTAATGCCATGGGTATTTCTAAGGCTATGATGGAAAAGGTGATAGTGGCTAAATCGCGTAATGTTGATCCTGCAAAAACAGTGATCAGTGCAACGCGTTACGGTAACGTCATGGCATCACGTGGTTCTGTTATTCCGTTGTTCTTACGTCAAATCATTAATGATCAAGCTATCACAGTCACGGATCCCAATATGACTCGCTTTATGATGACGTTGAATGATGCCGTTGATCTCGTTTTACATGCCTTTGAACATGGTTCGAATGGTGATATTTTTGTGCAAAAAGCCCCCGCTGCTACGATTGATGTTCTTGTAAAAGCATTGCTAAAAATCACTGATAAACCTAATCATCAAGTTAATATCATTGGTACCCGTCATGGTGAGAAGCTCTATGAAGCTTTATGTAGCCGTGAAGAAATGTTTGTCGCTGAAGATCAAGGCGGTTATTACCGTATTCCGTCTGACAATCGTGACCTAAATTACTCTAAGTACAATGAGGAAGGCGAAAAAGATTTGTCTGTTATTGAAGATTACAATTCACACAATACTGAGCGTTTAGATGTGGATCGCATGGTCAAGCTGCTTCATAAGCTAGATTTCATCGCAGATATTGAGGCCGGTAGCCTAGTCGTTCCCGAGGGCGTGTAAATGAAAATTGTTGTCACTGGTGCAAAAGGTTTTATTGGTAAAAACCTCTGTGTCATGCTGCGTGAGCATGGCCATCAAGGCATTGTGGAAGTCGATCGTGAAACATCTCGAGAAGAGCTTGCACAGTTTCTCAGTGAGGCTGACTTTGTTTATCATTTAGCTGGTATCAATCGCCCAAAAGACGAAACAGAGTTTCAACAAGGGAATGCAGACTTAACATGCTTTATTACGGAGCAACTGAAACAGTTTGCTAAACCAGTGCCCTTGGTTATTAGCTCTTCTACACAAGCCGAACGTGATAACGCTTATGGGCAAAGTAAGCGTTTAGCAGAGCAAGCGGTTGAACAATATGGTATAAATACAGACGCCTCTTATTATATTTACCGATTTCCGAATGTTTTTGGTAAATGGTGTCGTCCAAACTACAATTCTTTCGTGGCCACTTTTTGTTACAACACGCTTAATGATTTAGATATCAGTATTGATGATCCCTCGGCTCCAGTAACTTTGGTTTACATTGACGATGTTTGTCATAGTTTAATTTCGCTTCTCGACGGTTCCTCAGGTAGCGGTTTTAAGCGTGTATTGCCGGAGTATCTAACCACAGTGGGTGAGGTTGCCGATCTATTAGGTGCGTTTAAAGATAGTCGTGATAGTTTGATCACTGAAAATGTGGGTTCTGGTTTGTGTAGAGCACTTTATTCCACTTACCTTAGCTATATGTCACCAGCACAATTTAGTTATGCCATTCCTAGCTATGGTGATGAGCGTGGTGTTTTTAGTGAAATGCTAAAAACTAAAGATGCTGGACAATTTTCGTTCTTTACTGCTCACCCAGGTATTACTCGTGGCGGTCATTACCATCATACAAAAAACGAGAAGTTTCTTGTAGTTAAGGGAAAAGCACTATTCAAATTTGAACATATTGTGACTGGTGAGCGTTATGAGTTGCAAACTGAGAGTCGCTCTCCTCGAATAGTTGAAACGGTTCCTGGTTGGTCACATGACATAACTAATATTGGTGATGAAGAAATGATCGTAATGCTGTGGGCTAATGAGATCTTTGATCGTGAGGCTCCCGATACGTTTGCCAAGCCATTATAATTATTCTAGAGAAAGCAAAATGAAAAAATTAAAAGTCATGTCTGTCGTTGGTACGCGCCCTGAAATTATCCGTTTGTCCCGTGTATTAGCAAAATTGGATGAGCACTGTGAACACATTTTGGTTCATACGGGGCAAAACTACGATTTTGAGCTCAATCAAGTGTTTTTTGACGATTTAGGCGTACGAAAACCGGATTATTTCTTGAATGCGGCAGGTAAGAATGCTGCAGAAACCATCGGGCAAGTGATAATTAAAGTTGATCAAGTTCTTGAAGAGGTGCAACCAGAAGCGATGCTTGTGCTTGGTGATACTAACTCTTGTCTCTCTGCTATTCCTGCAAAACGTCGTAAGGTGCCGATTTTCCATATGGAAGCAGGTAATCGATGCTTTGACCAACGAGTACCTGAAGAGACCAATCGTCGTATTGTCGACCACACGTCCGATATTAATCTTACGTACAGCACTATTGCCCGTGACTATTTGTTAGCTGAAGGTTTACCTGCAGATCGTGTCATTAAAACCGGTAGTCCTATGTTTGAGGTGTTAAATCACTATATGACTCAAATAGATGGATCTGATGTTCTTGCTCGTTTAGGTTTACAGAAAGGTCAATTCTTTGTTGTTAGCGCGCATCGTGAAGAGAACGTCGATTCTCCTAAACAACTAATTAAGTTAGCAGAAACGTTAAATCGGGTTGCTGAGCATTACAATCTGCCTGTCATTGTCTCAACACACCCACGTACTCGTAATCGAATTGAGGTACAAGGGTTAGAGTTTCACCCAAACATTCAATTATTGAAACCACTTGGTTTCCATGATTACAATCACCTGCAAAAAAATGCAAAAGCTGTGCTTTCTGATAGCGGCACTATTAACGAAGAATCTTCAATCATGAATTTCCCTGCGTTAAATTTACGCGAGGCGCATGAGCGACCAGAGGGTATGGAAGAAGCATCGGTTATGATGGTCGGTCTTGCGGTTGAGCGTGTTATGCAAGCTTTGAATATTTTAGAGTCTCAACCTAGTGGTGATGAAAGATTGCTAAGAAGAGTTCAAGATTACAGCATGCCAAATGTTTCAGACAAAGTTGTGCGAATAATTCATTCTTATACCGATTATATTAACCGTGTTGTTTGGAAGATGTATTAATGCGGATTCTGTTTATCAGCCAGTTGTTTGACCCTGAGTACTCAATTAAAGGTTTGGAACTGATGAAACATTGGGTTAATCAGGGGCATGAAGTCGAAGTATTAACAACTTTCCCTAATTACCCTACTGGCAGAGTATTTGATGGTTATAGTGTTAAGTTTAAAAGTACTGAACTGTCCGGTGGCGTTAAGATTACTCGTCTTTGGTCGCATATTTCTCACTCAAAATCAAAACTGTCCAGAGCGACAAGTTATTTAAGCTTTACTTTTATGGCGTTATTCGCTGCTTTGCTTGGTAAAAAAGCAGATCTAGTTTATACCTATCACCCACAGTCTACGACAGGTTTAATTGGTATTGCGATGCGGGTAATACGTGGGACACCTTATATTACTGATGTGCAAGACTTATGGCCTGATGCATTGATTGCAACAGGGATGAATAAGAAAAGCTTTATTGTAAAATTAATTGGTAAGTGGTGCGATGTTATTTACCGGAGTGCATCGCAGGTGATTGTTTTATCTCAAGGTTATAAAGCTGCCTTAATAGATAGGGGCGTTAGACCTGATAAGGTGACTGTCGTTTATAACTGGTGCCCTGAAGAGAAGTTAATTGACAAAGTATTAGTGCAACAATGCCAAATTAATCACTTGACGACAAAGCCTGCCCATATATTGTATGCCGGAAATATGGGAGCCGCTCAGTCATTAAAGACATTGATAGATGCTGTTTCTACTTTTAATCGAGATGACGTTCAGTTGACTTTGATTGGTGGTGGCGTTGAAAAGCATGATCTTCAAAAATATATTCTTGAGCTTAACATTGCCAATGTTGATATTAAAGATTATGTACCTCCTAACAAGATTTTTGCAGTACTGTCAGAAGCAGATGTTTTAGTAGTTCATTTACGTGATGCACCATTATTCAAAATAACGATACCGTCTAAAACTCAATCATCCTTAGCGATGGGAAAACCTATATTAATGGCAGTTGGTGGTGAAACTAACGCATTATTAGAGTCTGCAAATGCTGGGGTGACTGCTGAACCAGGCGATGTTAACTCTATCATATTAGCGATCAAAAAGCTGTTATTAAAACGTGAGCAGTGGGGTGATATGGGGAATAATGCGCGTGATTTCTATTTAAAGAATATGTCGATGTCAATTAATTACGCGAAGCTCGATAGTGTGTTAAATATGGCTGTAGAAAAAAAATGATCATAAGAGATGCAACGCAAGAAGATATATCAAAAATAGTGGAAGTTCATATATGCCTTCCAAGGTTTTTTCTTGACAACTCTAGGCCGTGGATTTTTAACAAGGCTATATGAAGGTTTTCTATTTAAAAATGATGGGATATTGAGGGTTGCAATTGCTGATGGAGAAGTTATTGGTTTTTCTGCTGGTACTACAACTCCAGAAACTTTTTTTGCTGAGCTTCGGCGTGATAAATGGCTCAGTTTTTTGAGAGCTGCGATACCTGGGCTTATGCTCAATCCTGCTGTAGTTATAAAGAAACTTTATCATGCGCTTTTTTATAAAGGGGATCCTATCGAGTCGCTGGAATCTGCTGCATTGTTAAGCAGTATTGCTGTTGATCCGAGTTGTACTGGAAAATCGATAGGTAAAGTTTTACTAGAAGATTACGAACTCCAAGTTAGCCAAAGAAGTAAGCTTGAATATGTTTACTTAATAACTGATAAGTTTGGCAATGAGAGAGTCGTTAATTTTTATAAGAAGTTACAATATATCCAAGACTCTGAATTCTGCCAGTCAGGCAATAGAGTTATGCTCCGTTTTATTAAGAAAATAATTTAAGAGGCTGTAATGTCTAGAAATTTTTTACCCTTTGCGCTGCCTGAAATAGGTGAAGAAGAAATTAATGAAGTTATTGATTCACTTCGTTCTGGTTGGGTGACTACTGGTCCAAAGGCCAAGCGTTTCGAAGAAGAGTTTACTGATTTTTTGGGGTTAAAAGGGCTTGAATCAATAGCTGTAAACTCTGCTACATCTGGACTTCATCTTGCTCTCGAAGCTGTCGGTGTTGGCACTGGTGATGAAGTAATTGTTCCTACTTATACTTTTACTGCGACTGCAGAAATTGTGCGTTATTTAGGGGCGACACCTATCATGGTTGATGTAGACCCTACGACCTTTAACATGACAAGTAAAAGTTTTGAACAAGCAATCACTGAACGCACAAAAGCTGTTATTCCTGTGCATTTTGCTGGCTTAGCCTGTGATATGGATCCAATTATATCCGTCGCGAAAGAATACGGTATTAAGGTTATTGAGGATGCTGCTCATGCATTACCGACACTCTATAACGGTAAATTGATAGGCACCTTAAGCAGTGATGTTACAGTCTTTAGCTTCTATGCTAATAAAACCATGACAACTGGTGAAGGTGGTATGGTTGTAACTGCAGATCCAGCAATTGCTAAGCGATGCAAGATAATGCGATTACATGGTATTAGTCGTGATGCATTCGATCGCTATACTTCAACGAAGCCAGCATGGTCTTACGAAATTGTTGCGCCTGGTTATAAGTATAATATGCCGGATATTGCAGCGTCTATTGGCATTCATCAACTTAAGAAATTGCCAGCTTTTCAAATTAAGCGTCAAGAAATGGCTGATTTCTATAATGATGCACTTAAAGATTTACCAATTGAATTGCCGGCGTTGCCTTCTGAAAGATGTTCACATGCATGGCATTTATATCCCATTAGATTGAAAGCTGAAGCGAATATTTCACGGGATCTTTTTATTGAAAAAATGTCTGAGAATGGAATAGGCTGTTCAGTACATTTTATACCCTTACATTTACATCCGTATTGGCGTGATACTTATAACTTAACTCCTGAAATGTTCCCTGTAGCACAAGGTATTTTTGAATCTGAGGTTAGTTTACCATTGTACACAAAGATGACTGATGACGATCTAGTACGCGTTGTTTCTGCTGTTAAATTGGTGCTTTCAAATGGCTAAAAGATTGTTTGACGTTGTATGTGCATCACTTGGGATATTTGTACTTATCCCGTTATTTTTGATTATTGCAGTATGGATAAAACTGGACTCTAATGGGCCCGTTTTTTTTCGTCAAGTTAGAGTTGGCCTAAATGGCGTCCCGTTCCGTATTCATAAGTTTCGTACTATGGGGCTAAATTCAGAGTCTGTCGGGCGATTAACCGTCGGTAGCGATCCAAGAGTGACCCGCTCGGGTCAATTTTTACGTAAGTCTAAAATAGATGAATTGCCACAACTTATTGATGTCTTTGTGGGGAATATGAGTTTGGTAGGCCCTAGACCGGAAGTACAAGAGTTTATTGACTGTTACCCAAGTGAGCTTAAACGTGAAGTTCTATCGGTGAGGCCTGGAATTACAGATCTTGCTTCAATCGAAATGGTTGATGAAAATGAAATTTTAGCGAAATATAGTGATTCTAGAAAGGCTTACATTGAACAAATTCTTCCTATTAAACAACAGTATTATGTTAATTATGTGAGAAATAATAGCGTATTAAAAGACATCAAGATTATCTTCAAAACAATTTTCAAAATTGTTCATCGGAAGTGAGTGCAAGCGCTCAAACTCAATTTGAGTTGATGCAAGCTAGAAGTTATAGTAATTTTGCATGTTTTTGGAGATTAAAGTAGGCCTATATGGCCTCTTTATTCTGAAACTAACGCTAGATATTTACCGTTTCCTCGCTCCTTTATCTGATTTGGATAACTGCCTCAGGGGGATTTTATTTAGGCAAGTGAAACATGAGTATTCAAAGACATTTTCCCCCGCAGATGATCTCAGTTGATGAAAGAGCCTACTTACTAGTCTTGTAGATTGCAGAGTTCTCGCAGCAGTATCGAATTGCATTGGGCGCATGAGGTTAATGCTATCGCAGGATTGTTTGATTTTGCTTGGTCTAATCGCGTGTTTTACTCTGCCGGTGGGGAACGGTGCTTCTAGATAGCTATGTTTTATCCCACTTGTTAACGCTAAGTTTGAATTTTTTTAAAGTTAATGCCGTGAAATGTTGTATCCCTTCTAGATTACGTGCTGTTTTGCATTTTAAATCCATACTGGGTGCTATAATGGGGTCCTGATATATCGGGTAGTGTCGAGTCAACGACATTGTAGTTGGTTAAATTATGAATAACATGTCATTGGAGCAAAAGATGGAATTTTTGCAGTTTTTATTTTCGTTAAAACGGTCGCAAAAGCGTGTTGTCAGTGTAGCAATTGACTCTGTTTTTCTGCTGTTTGCCTTTTGGTTTGCCTTGGTGGTTCGTGTTGATCACTTGGCAGTACTAGTCAATATCCAATACTGGGGGCTTATTGCTTTAACAATTCCAGTGAGTATTGCGGCGTTTGTATGGTTAGGGTTGTATCGCGCTGTACTTCGTTATATTGGCTCGCAAGCGTTTACTGCAATTGTTGCGGGTGTTGGTATTTCAACTGTAGCTCTTGTTTTACTTGCCTATTATGGCGGTGTTGATTTACCTCGTACAGTTCCCTTTATTTATGCTGCTTTTGCGTTAGTGTTTGTTGGCGGGGCGCGCTCGCTTATGCGGTCTTTAGTTGGGGCGGGAATGAATCGTCGCGGTGAGCCCGTGGTGATTTATGGTGCAGGCGTTAGCGGCCGCCAAACGGCAATTGCCCTTGCGCAAAGCCATGAGTATCATCCTATTGCCTTTGTTGATGATGATGAAACCTTACAAGGTACTGCTATACAAGGCTTGCATGTACATGCACCGCAGGAACTACGTAAGTAAATTAAGCAAAAAGCCACTGCACGTGTTTTGCTAGCTATGCCTAGTGCTTCGCGTTCACGTAGACAAGAGATTATCAATCTGCTTGAACCACTTACGGTAAAAGTGATGACCTTACCCGCTATGGCAGATCTTGTTAGTGGGGATAAGTTATTTAGTGACGTAAAAGAAGTTGAGATTGAAGATTTGCTGGGGCGTGATTCGGTAACTCCGAGGCAAAATCTGTTGACTGCCAATATTAAAAATAAAGTGGTGATGGTGACTGGAGCAGGGGGGTCAATTGGCTCTGAATTATGCCGGCAGATTTTAAAGCAGTCACCTAAAAAGCTAGTGCTATTTGAGTTATCAGAATTTGCACTTTACTCAATTGAAAGAGAACTTATCGCTACAGCCCAAGAAATTAATTTAAATGTAGAAATTCTACCTATTATGGGGTCTGTACAGCGTGAAAATCGTGTACAAGCGGTAATGCAAGCCTTTAATGTGCAAACTGTTTATCACGCTGCGGCATACAAACATGTGCCTTTAGTTGAGCACAATGTGGTTGAAGGTGTCCGCAATAACGTTTTTGGAACCTTGTATACTGCTAGAGCTGCAATTGCCGCAAAAGTTGAAACCTTTGTGTTGGTATCTACCGATAAAGCCGTGCGGCCCACAAATGTGATGGGTACCACTAAACGTATGGCTGAACTGGCTTTGCAAGCATTATCCAAAGAAGAACACCAAACGCGTTTTTGTATGGTGCGTTTTGGTAATGTACTGGGTTCTTCTGGCTCTGTTGTACCATTATTTCGCAAACAGATTGCCAATGGCGGTCCGGTTACTGTTACTCACCCAGAAATCACCCGTTTTTTTATGACTATTCCAGAAGCATCCCAACTGGTTATTCAAGCGGGGGCTATGGGTAAAGGTGGTGATGTATTTGTGCTGGATATGGGCAAGTCTGTCAAAATTGTCGATTTAGCTGAAAAAATGATTCGTCTCAGTGGTTTTGATGTGAAAGATGAAGTTCATCCAAATGGTGACATAGCAATCGAGTTTAGTGGTCTGCGCCCTGGTGAAAAACTCTACGAAGAATTACTTATTGGTGATGATGTAACAGGGACAGATCATGAGCGTATTATGACTGCTAATGAGATATTCCTGCCTTGGGTCCAATTAGAGCAAATTCTTAATCGCTTGGATAAAGCTTGTCATGAGTTTAACCACGAGGCAATTCGTGAGATTTTGCTCACTGCACCTACGGGGTTTGCACCAACAGATGGTATTTGTGATCTAGTGTGGCAGCAAAAGAAATCATCAAAAATTACTGATGTTAAAGCTAAAGTAGTCACTTTGGTTTCTTAGTTTAAGTTTTTTAAAAAGCCAAATCAGTTCTGATTTGGCTTTTTTCGTTTATTGCTATTTTTAAGGATGAAGTATGTCTAGGAAGTATTTTGGAACTGACGGTGTGCGTGGCAAAGTTGGTACTTTCCCTATTACCCCGGATTTCGCGATGAAGTTAGGTTGGGCTGCTGGCACTGTGCTTGCGTCCACGGGCACTAAAGAAGTGCTTATTGGTAAAGATACCCGTAGTAGTGGTTATATGCTTGAGTCGGCTATGGAAGCGGGGTTTTCTGCTGCGGGCGTGAATGTTGCGCTCATTGGCCCTATGCCGACACCCGCGGTGGCTTATTTAGCCTCTACATTTCGTGCTGACGCAGGGGTAGTGATCAGCGCATCGCACAATCCATTTTATGATAATGGCATTAAGTTCTTTTCTAATTCCGGCACTAAGTTAAATGATACCCAAGAACTTGAAATCGAAGCCTTGTTAGAAAAGGCGCTTAACCAGAATGCTATGCAGTGTGTTGCCTCGGAAAAGCTGGGTAAAGTGCGCCGTATCGATGATGCTGCTGGTCGTTATATTGAGTTCTGCAAAGGCACTTTTCCAAATCATTTGTCTCTAGCGGGATTGAAGATTGTTGTCGATAGTGCCCATGGTGCTGCATACCATATCGCGCCTAATGTTTTCCGTGAACTTGGTGCTGAAGTGATTAGCATCAATGATAAGCCTAACGGCGTGAATATTAATGATCACTGCGGCGCGACACATTTAGATAGTTTGCAAACTGCGGTTATGGTGCATGAAGCTGATTTAGGGATTGCGCTCGATGGTGATGCTGACCGTGTTATGTTTGTCGATCATAATGGCCATGTGGTTGATGGTGATGAGATTTTATTTATTCTTGCCCAGGCAGCCCACAGCAAAGGTGAAATGACAGGTGGCGTGGTTGGTACCTTAATGTCAAATCTTGGCTTAGAGCTTGCGCTTAACCAGATGGAAATTCCTTTTGTTCGTGCCAAAGTAGGCGACCGCTACGTAGTTGAACAGCTTAAAGCGACTGGCTGGCAATTGGGCGGTGAGGGTTCTGGGCATATATTGAGCTTGCAACATGCTTCAACAGGTGACGGCATTGTTGCGTCCTTACAGGTACTTAAAGCTGTTTTAGAGTCCCAGAAGAGTTTGTCTGAGATAAAAGCTGGCATGACTAAACTTCCTCAAGTGTTAATTAATGTGCGTTTAGCCACGGCTGACGCCGATAGCATTTTGGTGACAAGTAGCGTTCAGCAAGCTGTGATTAAAGCTGAGGGAATCTTAGGCGACCAAGGGCGAGTGCTGTTGCGTAAATCGGGTACAGAGCCGCTTATTCGGGTAATGGTCGAATCTACCGATAATCTTATGACGCAGACTCAAGCAGAATATATTGCGGATGCGGTCCGAGCAGCTTAAACCTTAGGGCTATTAAAGCTAACGGTTATACGTGTTCATTCAGGTATTTATATGCTGAATTTTTAAGCCAGAAAGTTGTATACTTTCTGGCTTTTTTATTTTTAACCTTTTTCTTTTTGGGGTAGGCGATATGCGAGTGCTCGTTACCGGTGGTGCAGGCTTTATCGGTTCTGCTTTGGTCCGTATGCTGATTGAGCAAACGACGTGTGTTGTGATCAATTTTGATAAGTTGACCTATGCCAGTGATCTTGAGTCCTTAGCCTCTATTGCCAATAGTGAGCGCTATCATTTTATTCAGGCTGATATTTGCGATAGAGTGAAATTAGATGCCGTATTTCATGATTATCGGCCAGATGTGGTGATGCATTTAGCGGCCGAAAGTCATGTTGATCGCTCAATTGATGGGCCGGCTGAATTTATCCAAACCAATATAGTGGGTACTTATACATTGCTTGAGGCGTGCCGTAGTTACTTTCAAGGCTTGACTGCCGATAAGCAAAAAGTGTTTCGATTCCATCACATTTCCACTGATGAGGTCTACGGTTCACTCGGTGATACTGGACTCTTTTCTGAGACGACAGCTTATGATCCCAGTTCACCTTATTCGGCGAGTAAGGCATCGGCGGACCATTTAGTTCGAGCTTGGCATCGCACCTATGGTTTACCGATAGTTATCACTAACTGCTCTAACAATTATGGGCCTTTTCAATATCCTGAGAAACTGATCCCTTTGATGGTCAATAATGCATTGGCCGGAAAACCGTTACCTGTCTATGGTAATGGTCAACAAGTACGCGATTGGTTATATGTAGATGATCATGTGCGTGCCTTGTTTCTTGTTGTGACACAGGGCAGAGTCGGTGAGACCTATAACATTGGTGGGGCTAATGAGCGTAGCAATCTAGCTGTTGTGTACCAAATTTGCGATTTACTCGAAGAGTTAGTGCCCACTCACGGGCAAGCTTATGGGGTCAATGGTGTTGGTTTTCGTGGCTTAATACAATACGTGACTGACAGACCCGGGCATGATATGCGTTATGCCATTGATGCGAGTAAGATCCAGCGGGAGCTTGGTTGGCAACCACTTGCATCCTTTGATTCAGGCCTGAGAAAAACGATTGAGTGGATAGTGGCTCGCTATTATAAAGCGTAAATTGATTAATATTGCTGAATTTAAGCGTCAGTACCGTAACGAGCGTAGGTAAATTTGAGGTTGATTTTGGGTTGTCGTAGAAGCAAGAACTGCTTTTTATG of the Shewanella baltica genome contains:
- a CDS encoding glycosyltransferase family 4 protein, translated to MQGNKTSVLVFAPHFSPAFKAGGVVKTLIRFIDMLKHDISFTIISSDRDIGDTSSFKEVKVNRLISKDAFSVAYSNGFFWYFYFICKIILFKRSKYDYIYLNGLFSLKYSIIPLVVFKFLLPSTKIVCAIRGESSDSALAKSNFKKYIFLKFINAFGLYKNIIFQATSESERSDFISNISTVFKDIYLVQDPVSMPLTTISKIHSSKNELNNVLTIALIGRISAVKNIDFALKILKLVKSEVALSIFGPIEDYEYWEVCLRIVKTLPKNVTVIYEGALSPDDLYTRLSSFDLLLHPSKGENFGHVIYEALSLGVPVLISDKTPWVNLEKLNIGWDVSLGQPDKFAYYIDAYSVLEHNIRNEMKNSALKYAYKIYSNSSVNQNMNLFSW
- a CDS encoding glycosyltransferase family 4 protein; its protein translation is MRILFISQLFDPEYSIKGLELMKHWVNQGHEVEVLTTFPNYPTGRVFDGYSVKFKSTELSGGVKITRLWSHISHSKSKLSRATSYLSFTFMALFAALLGKKADLVYTYHPQSTTGLIGIAMRVIRGTPYITDVQDLWPDALIATGMNKKSFIVKLIGKWCDVIYRSASQVIVLSQGYKAALIDRGVRPDKVTVVYNWCPEEKLIDKVLVQQCQINHLTTKPAHILYAGNMGAAQSLKTLIDAVSTFNRDDVQLTLIGGGVEKHDLQKYILELNIANVDIKDYVPPNKIFAVLSEADVLVVHLRDAPLFKITIPSKTQSSLAMGKPILMAVGGETNALLESANAGVTAEPGDVNSIILAIKKLLLKREQWGDMGNNARDFYLKNMSMSINYAKLDSVLNMAVEKK
- a CDS encoding polysaccharide biosynthesis protein, which gives rise to MFKQKILLITGGTGSFGNAVLNRFLDTDIAEIRIFSRDEKKQDDMRKKYNHPKLKFYIGDVRDYNSILNATRGVDFIYHAAALKQVPSCEFYPMEAVKTNVLGTENVLEAAIANQVKRVVCLSTDKAVYPINAMGISKAMMEKVIVAKSRNVDPAKTVISATRYGNVMASRGSVIPLFLRQIINDQAITVTDPNMTRFMMTLNDAVDLVLHAFEHGSNGDIFVQKAPAATIDVLVKALLKITDKPNHQVNIIGTRHGEKLYEALCSREEMFVAEDQGGYYRIPSDNRDLNYSKYNEEGEKDLSVIEDYNSHNTERLDVDRMVKLLHKLDFIADIEAGSLVVPEGV
- a CDS encoding GNAT family N-acetyltransferase codes for the protein MTTLGRGFLTRLYEGFLFKNDGILRVAIADGEVIGFSAGTTTPETFFAELRRDKWLSFLRAAIPGLMLNPAVVIKKLYHALFYKGDPIESLESAALLSSIAVDPSCTGKSIGKVLLEDYELQVSQRSKLEYVYLITDKFGNERVVNFYKKLQYIQDSEFCQSGNRVMLRFIKKII
- a CDS encoding DegT/DnrJ/EryC1/StrS family aminotransferase is translated as MSRNFLPFALPEIGEEEINEVIDSLRSGWVTTGPKAKRFEEEFTDFLGLKGLESIAVNSATSGLHLALEAVGVGTGDEVIVPTYTFTATAEIVRYLGATPIMVDVDPTTFNMTSKSFEQAITERTKAVIPVHFAGLACDMDPIISVAKEYGIKVIEDAAHALPTLYNGKLIGTLSSDVTVFSFYANKTMTTGEGGMVVTADPAIAKRCKIMRLHGISRDAFDRYTSTKPAWSYEIVAPGYKYNMPDIAASIGIHQLKKLPAFQIKRQEMADFYNDALKDLPIELPALPSERCSHAWHLYPIRLKAEANISRDLFIEKMSENGIGCSVHFIPLHLHPYWRDTYNLTPEMFPVAQGIFESEVSLPLYTKMTDDDLVRVVSAVKLVLSNG
- the wecB gene encoding non-hydrolyzing UDP-N-acetylglucosamine 2-epimerase; the encoded protein is MKKLKVMSVVGTRPEIIRLSRVLAKLDEHCEHILVHTGQNYDFELNQVFFDDLGVRKPDYFLNAAGKNAAETIGQVIIKVDQVLEEVQPEAMLVLGDTNSCLSAIPAKRRKVPIFHMEAGNRCFDQRVPEETNRRIVDHTSDINLTYSTIARDYLLAEGLPADRVIKTGSPMFEVLNHYMTQIDGSDVLARLGLQKGQFFVVSAHREENVDSPKQLIKLAETLNRVAEHYNLPVIVSTHPRTRNRIEVQGLEFHPNIQLLKPLGFHDYNHLQKNAKAVLSDSGTINEESSIMNFPALNLREAHERPEGMEEASVMMVGLAVERVMQALNILESQPSGDERLLRRVQDYSMPNVSDKVVRIIHSYTDYINRVVWKMY
- the wbjC gene encoding UDP-2-acetamido-2,6-beta-L-arabino-hexul-4-ose reductase — translated: MKIVVTGAKGFIGKNLCVMLREHGHQGIVEVDRETSREELAQFLSEADFVYHLAGINRPKDETEFQQGNADLTCFITEQLKQFAKPVPLVISSSTQAERDNAYGQSKRLAEQAVEQYGINTDASYYIYRFPNVFGKWCRPNYNSFVATFCYNTLNDLDISIDDPSAPVTLVYIDDVCHSLISLLDGSSGSGFKRVLPEYLTTVGEVADLLGAFKDSRDSLITENVGSGLCRALYSTYLSYMSPAQFSYAIPSYGDERGVFSEMLKTKDAGQFSFFTAHPGITRGGHYHHTKNEKFLVVKGKALFKFEHIVTGERYELQTESRSPRIVETVPGWSHDITNIGDEEMIVMLWANEIFDREAPDTFAKPL